Part of the Paludisphaera borealis genome, GGGGCGTCCCTGGGGAGTCCGGACGGCCAGGAACGAAACCTGGGGGTCGGTCGGGCCGGCCGGTTCGAGGAGGTCCGGGCGGTTGCCGGGGTTCATGACCGCCCGGTCGTTGCCGCCGAACGGGTTCTTCGCCGTCTTGCCGGGCTGCAAGAGCCACCGGCGATTGAAAAGCGGGCCGGGGACGTCGACGGCGCCCCAGCCGATCTGGGCCGGCTCCAGGTTGTTGGCGGCCACCTGGATCACATCGGCGATTCGTTGTGAAAGCAACTGCTGATAGGGAGTCAGCCTTTCGTTCGCTCGCATCATGTTTTCGGATTGCGAGCTGGTCCCCGAATGGGTGTGCGTGGCCGCCGCCAGGATGTTTCGCGCGGGGATTCCCGTCTTCTCGGCCGCGAGCTTCTTCGCGGCGTCGTAAACCTCGCGCGAGACGCCGACGCTGTCGACGAGAACGATCGCCAGCTTCGTCGCGCCGTCGTCGAGAACCAGGCAGCGGGCGTGCAGTTCGTCGTGGATGTGGCTGGCGGGCGGGGTCTCGAAGTTGCCGACGATCGGCTCGCCCAGAAACGGCGTGACGTTCGCGGTCGCCGCGCCCGCTCGAAACAAGGGCTTCGCGGCGGCCGTCTGACTTTCCGCCCGGCCGACGAACAGGCCGAGTGTCACGAGGGCCGCGGCGGTCGTCGACAGTGTTCGGAAGGATCGTCGTCGAGTGTTCATATCGCGCTTGGCTCCGGAGGGCGTCTCGTCGATTCGTGAAGCGGCGTCGCCCGCATTCTACTTGGCCCGACGCAGCGCGGCCATTGTGAGGATTCCCCGGCTTTTGAAGGCGGCCGGCGCTCACAGGCTACTGGCTTCGGGCCGTGGAATGTGACAAACTTCGAAGGATCACGACCCCCTCGCGGCGACTGCCGCGGGCGGGGCCGGTCGAGATTTCCGTGTCGGAACGCATCGTGTCGCGAAGTGGAGCCACCCGCGTGCAGCCGGTTTTCCCGTCATCGCATCCGATCGTTCATCACAAGATCGCCTCCCTGCGCGACGTTCGCACGGGCCCGGCCGAGTTCCGCGCGCTGGTGCGGAGTCTGGCCGTTTTGCTGGGGCACGAGGCGTGCCAGGATCTTCCCACGCGGAACACCCAGGTGACGACGCCGCTGGGGCCGGCGACGGCCCACGTACTCAGCGACGTCGTGGGCGTGGTGCCGGTCCTCCGCGCGGGGCTGGGGATGGCTGATGGGCTGATCGATCTGATTCCGCAGGCCGAGGTCTGGCACATCGGCCTGTTTCGCGACGAGACGACGCTCCGTCCGACCGAATATTACAACAAGTTCCCCGTGCGGCCGCGGCTGACCGTCGCGTTCGTGGTCGATCCCATGCTCGCCACGGGGGGCTCGGCGGTGCGGACCTGCGAGATCCTCAAGGCGGCGGGCGTCCCTCGCCTGAAGCTGATCTCGCTGATCGCCGCGCCCGAGGGGATCGCCCGGATGGCCGAGGCCATGCCCGACGTGCCGATCCACGTCGGCGTGATCGATGAGCGGCTCACCGAGATCGGCTTCATCTACCCCGGACTCGGCGACGCCGGAGACCGCCAGTTCGCGACTTCGGCCGACCCGGACGAGGCCGCGCATCATCCCTGATCGGACCGAGGCCCTGCCATGACGCGAGCGGTGGACGTCATCCGGAAGAAGCGCGACGGCGAGACGCTCTCGGCGGCCGAGATCGACTGGATGGTCGAAGGCATCGCGCGCGGCGACGTCGCCGACTACCAGTGGTCGGCTCTCCTGATGGCGATCGTCTGGCGCGGGATGGACCGCGGCGAGACGTCGGCGCTGACCAACGCGATGATGCGGTCGGGCGTCGTGGTCGACCTGTCGTCGATCCCCGGCCCGAAGATCGACAAGCACAGCACCGGGGGCGTGGGCGACAAGACGTCGCTGATCCTCGCGCCGATCGCCGCGGCGGCCGGCGTGATGGTCCCCATGGTCTCGGGCCGAGGGCTGGGGCACACCGGCGGGACGCTCGACAAGCTCCAGTCGATCCCCGGCCTTCAGGTCGACGTCGACCTGGAACGGTACAAGGCGATCCTTCGCGAGGCCGGCCTGGTGCTGATCGGTCAGACGGCCGAGATCGCCCCGGCCGACAAGTTCTTGTACGCGCTGCGCGACGCGACTTCGACGGTGGAATCGATTCCCTTGCTGGCCTCGTCGATCATGTCGAAGAAGCTGGCCGAGGGGATCGACGGCCTGGTGCTGGACGTCAAGACGGGGGGCGGCGCCTTCTTGGCGGATCTCGAAGACTCGCGACGGCTCGCCGAGACGATGTGCGACATCGGCCACGCGATGGGCAAGAAGGTGGTCGCCTTGATCACGAGGATGGATCAACCGCTGGGCCGGGCGGTGGGCAACGCGGTGGAAATCGTCGAGAGCCTGGCCTGCCTGCGGGGCGAAGGGCCGGACGACCTGATGGAAGTCTCGTTGTTACTGGCCGCCGAGATGGTGCTGCTGGCGGGGCTGGCCGGCACGATCGACGAGGCCCGCGCGGCGTGCGCTCGAACGATCGACGACGGCTCGGCCCTGGAGCGGTTCCGCCGCCTGATCGCCGCCCAGGGGGGCGACCCGCGGGTGGTCGATGATCCGAGTCTCCTGCCGCAAGCCAGGCGGGCGATCGAGCTGGAGTCGAAGCGCGCGGGGTTCGTGCACGCGCTGGCCGCCCGGCCGATCGGCGTGGCGACCATGCTGCTGGGCGCGGGGCGGGCGCGAGTCGATTCGACGATCGACCCGGCGGTGGGAGTGATCCTGCACAAGAAGCTTGGCGACCGGGTCGAGGTCGGCGAGTCGCTCTGTACGGTCCTGGTCAACGACGAGCGCGCGCTTCCGGAAGCCCTGACGATGATCGAAGACGCCTACAGGATGGCGGACGAGCCGATGGACGGGCCGACGCTGGTGGTCGTGGAGCGGCTTGAAGCCGACTTCACGTGAGCGAGCCGACCCCGTCCCTCCGAGAACCTGGAAAAGGCGAAATGATGCGAACGGCGATTCTGGCCCTGTTTTTCACGCTCGGCGGCTTGCTGCTTCCGGCCTCCGCCCGCGACGGCCAGGACGCGAACGCCGCGCCTACGGAAGCCGTGGAGCCCGCGCCCGACGCGGGCGGCGACCCGGCGCCGCTGGACCCCCAGCCAACGATCCGGATCGAGCCGATCGTGATTCATCACGGCTATCGCCTGTCGATCGGGCGGTGGTCGTTCCAGTTCACGGTCCCCTCGGGCCTCGACTTGCTGGACCTGGGCGACCGGGTGCGGGGCCTGCTGGGCATGGTGCTCATCGTCGGGGTGGCGATCTATCTGTCGGAGAACCGGGCCGCGATCTCCTGGAAGGTGATCTTCTGGGGCCTGGCCCTCCAGTGGGTCTTCGCGATCCTCGTGTTGCGGGTTCCGGCGGGGGTCTGGCTGGTCCGTCAGGCGGGGTCGCTCGTCGAGGCGGTCTTCGGCAAGCCGCACGTCGATCGCGACGGTCTGGCGGGGTTCGTGTTCGCGATCCTTGTGCTGCCGACGGTCGTCTACGCCTCGGCCTTGTCCGCCGTGCTCTACCACCTGGGAGTCATGCAACGGGTGGTCCGAGGATTCGCGGCGACGACGTCGCGGCTGATGGGGACCAGCGGCGCCGAGTCGCTCGACGTGGCGGCGTCGATGTTCCTGGGACAGACCGAAGCGCCGCTGGCGATCCGGCCGTACTTGCCGAAGCTGACGACGTCGGAGCTGCTGACCGTGACGACCGTCGGCATGGCGAACGTCTCCGGCCTGATCATGGCGGCGTATTTCGCTTTCGGAGTCGAGCCCCGGCGCGTCCTGACCGCCATGCTCATCACCGCGCCCGGCGCCGTTCTCCTCTCCAAGCTGCTGATCCCGGAGACCGAGACGCCCGAGACCCTCGGCCGCGTTCGGACCGACGACCGTCGCCCCGACGCCAACATTCTCGCCGCCACGGTGCGGGGGACGCGCGAGGGGTTTCGCATGGCGCTCTCCATCGCCGCGACGCTCCTCGCCGTCACCGGCCTGATCGTCTTGATCAATCTGGGGCTCGACCGAATGGGAACCTCGCTCGAGGCGTTCTTCGGCTGGGCGCTCGCGCCGGTGGCCTACATGCTGGGCGTGGCCTGGGAAGACTGCCGTTCCGTCGGCGGGCTTCTCGGAACGCGCACGGCGCTCAACGAATTGATCGCGTTTCAAGACCTGGTGCGGCTTCGCGGCGCGATCCTCGACCGCTCGTTCCTGATCGCGAGCTTCGCCCTTTGCGGCTTCGCCAACATCGGCTCGCTCGGCATCCAGCTCGGCGGCCTCGGAGCGCTGATCCCCGAGCGTCGGCGCGACCTGGCGCGGATC contains:
- a CDS encoding NupC/NupG family nucleoside CNT transporter; its protein translation is MMRTAILALFFTLGGLLLPASARDGQDANAAPTEAVEPAPDAGGDPAPLDPQPTIRIEPIVIHHGYRLSIGRWSFQFTVPSGLDLLDLGDRVRGLLGMVLIVGVAIYLSENRAAISWKVIFWGLALQWVFAILVLRVPAGVWLVRQAGSLVEAVFGKPHVDRDGLAGFVFAILVLPTVVYASALSAVLYHLGVMQRVVRGFAATTSRLMGTSGAESLDVAASMFLGQTEAPLAIRPYLPKLTTSELLTVTTVGMANVSGLIMAAYFAFGVEPRRVLTAMLITAPGAVLLSKLLIPETETPETLGRVRTDDRRPDANILAATVRGTREGFRMALSIAATLLAVTGLIVLINLGLDRMGTSLEAFFGWALAPVAYMLGVAWEDCRSVGGLLGTRTALNELIAFQDLVRLRGAILDRSFLIASFALCGFANIGSLGIQLGGLGALIPERRRDLARIGIRALLAATLANFLTACIAGVLL
- the upp gene encoding uracil phosphoribosyltransferase encodes the protein MQPVFPSSHPIVHHKIASLRDVRTGPAEFRALVRSLAVLLGHEACQDLPTRNTQVTTPLGPATAHVLSDVVGVVPVLRAGLGMADGLIDLIPQAEVWHIGLFRDETTLRPTEYYNKFPVRPRLTVAFVVDPMLATGGSAVRTCEILKAAGVPRLKLISLIAAPEGIARMAEAMPDVPIHVGVIDERLTEIGFIYPGLGDAGDRQFATSADPDEAAHHP
- a CDS encoding thymidine phosphorylase, producing MTRAVDVIRKKRDGETLSAAEIDWMVEGIARGDVADYQWSALLMAIVWRGMDRGETSALTNAMMRSGVVVDLSSIPGPKIDKHSTGGVGDKTSLILAPIAAAAGVMVPMVSGRGLGHTGGTLDKLQSIPGLQVDVDLERYKAILREAGLVLIGQTAEIAPADKFLYALRDATSTVESIPLLASSIMSKKLAEGIDGLVLDVKTGGGAFLADLEDSRRLAETMCDIGHAMGKKVVALITRMDQPLGRAVGNAVEIVESLACLRGEGPDDLMEVSLLLAAEMVLLAGLAGTIDEARAACARTIDDGSALERFRRLIAAQGGDPRVVDDPSLLPQARRAIELESKRAGFVHALAARPIGVATMLLGAGRARVDSTIDPAVGVILHKKLGDRVEVGESLCTVLVNDERALPEALTMIEDAYRMADEPMDGPTLVVVERLEADFT